The Kribbella amoyensis genomic sequence ACGCGGTGCGGGATGTACCCCTCGGGCGCCTGCATCACGTCGTACTCCGTGTCCCGCATGTTCCGCTCCAACGCGGGGAAGAGCCGGGACAAGGTCTGTTCGTAGTTCCACACGTGGGTGCAGTTCAGCGGGCACGAACCGCCGTACCGGCCGCCCCACATCGCCGTGGACGCACCGAGCACTCCCTCGAACCCGAACACTGTGCCGTCGGCCGTCCGGAACACAGTGGGGCTCCGCACGTCGGCGACCAGCGCGGCGAGCCGTGCACCGGCCTCCCCAGGCAACGTGCTCTTGGTGAACGCGTCCGCCCAGTCCTGACCCGCGGCGGCCAGGTCGTTCCACTGTGCGGTCAACGCCTCGGCGGCGGCGACCGCGTCGGGCTGTGCCTGCGTGTACGCGTTGCCGAGCCAGAAGCGGGTGTGCCCGTAGTCCATCCGGCGCGCACCGAACTGCGGGAAGTCGACATACCGATTCGGGAAGTGCCACGCGATCAGGAACCGCAGCCGCACCGTCTCCCCCGCGCCCAGCTTGAACGGCGCCGCGAGTCCGCCGTTCCACGTGGTCCCCGGAGCACTGGGGCCGTCCGCGACGACGGGGCGCTTCGACGGCCGCCCGACCAGGAAGGAGGCGAACTGCTCGGGCGAGGCCCACTGCGCGTACGCCTGTGTGCCGGCGGCATCCGCGCTAAGTACTAGTTGGCCCGCGCCCGCGTGGTCGGCCGGGAGCGTGCTGTTCTCCATCACGAGCGAGGTCCAGCCGTCCCGCTCGCGGGCGCGGTTCGTGTTGCCGCCGTACAGGCCGCACGCGACACCGTCGATCGGAGTGACGCCGTCCCAGCCGACCGAGTTCTGCAGGGCGCCGCCGAGCCAACCGTGCAGCTCGACGTCACCCGGGTTGTGCAGCGTGAAGGTGAACGCGGCCACAGGTTGCGAACTCGCGGCCGCGTCCAACGGGACCAGCGGGTTGAACGCCTCCAGGCTCACGTCCACCGGCAGGTCGGTGTCGAAGTCGATCCTCGCGTTCGGGTACACCGCGGTCACTGTGGCCGCGCCGATCGACGGCAGCACCTCGTGCAACCTGCGCTCCCCGGCCGGGATCACGTCGTCGGTGACCAGCGGGGTGTTCGTTGCCTCCAGCAAAGGCCCTTGCAGCAGCCGGACCTCGTCCACGGGCGGCTCGATCCGGGACAGCCGAAGCGCGAAGAAGCTGTCCGGGACGTAACCCTCGTGGTTGCCGATGTTGTGCAGCTGCCACTGCCGCAGGGCGCCGTTGCCCGCCAGCGCGACGGTGCCGGTCCCCAGTCCACCGAGCGGCAGGGCGAAATGCCGCAGGTGCTCACCGGTGTAGTGCATGCAGGTTCTCCGTCCGATAGACAGTCCAGGTCCCGGCCGAGGCGAGCAACGCCACCGGACCGGGCGCGAGCAACAACAGGGACGCGGCAACCGATACGCCGAGCAGCATCGCGACCACGACGACCGACACGACACCGAGCGGGATCCACGGGCTCCGAGCCACCAGGGTGAGCGCGGTCAACCACAGCTCCTTGCCGCGCAGCCCCGCGGTCACCCGCAGACTGAAGGCACTGAAGGACGCGAGTACGGCGAGCACCGACGCGCATCCGCTGATCCCCAGCGGCACAAGCATCACGGTGCTCCCCGCGAGCGACCAGTTGACCAGAGCAACGGCAGCCAGGACGCCCGGCACGATGCCGACCGCGAGGCCGTGACGCCAGTAACGCCTGATGTTCCGGAACAACAACGCGACCCCACCGGCGTCACGGAGTACGACCGAGTCCGTGGACGCGACCAGGCCCGCCCACACCGGGGATACGAGCAGGACGCTCAGCAGGATCGCGAACGGGCCCATCCCTGGAAGGACGGCGACGACGGCGGCGAACGCCGTACAGACGAGGACACCGGAGACCGCCAGCAACGGCAGCTCGTGCCAGAGCGCGCGGAGTGCGGCCGGAAGGCGATCGGTCATGCGCGCAACCCGGTGGTCGCGATGGACGCGATGAACGACCGCTGGAAGATCAGGAACAGCACCAGGATCGGCAGCACCACCAGGGTGATCGCGGCGAACAGCACCACCGCCGGGCCACCGCCCATCGCGCCCTGCAGCGACACCAGGCCGACCGGCAGGGTCATCTTCTCCGGCGACGACAGGAAGATGTACGGCCAGAAGAAGTTGTTCCAGGACGCCTCGAAGACGAAGATCCCGAGCGCGGTCAGGCCGGGCCGGGCGAGCGGCAGGATGACCCGGAACAGGATCCAGAAGTGCCCGGCGCCGTCCATGATCGCGGCCTCGTCCAGCTCCCGCGGGATCGACGCGATGTACTGGCGCAGGAAGAAGATGCCGAACACGTTCACCAACGCCGGCAGCCAGATCGCCACCGTGGTGTCCACCAGGTGCAGCCAGCGCATCAGCACGAACACCGGGACGACGGTCAGCTGCACCGGGACCACCAACGCGGCGAGCAGCACCATGAAGATCTGATCGCGCCCCGGGAACCGCAACCGGGAGAACGCGTACGCGGCCAGGGCGCTGGTCAGCAACGAGCCGGCCGTCGTGATCACCGCGATCTGCAGGCTGTTCCAGGCCATCTGCGCGAACGGGATCAGGTCCGGGACCTGGCGGAAGTTCTCCAGCGTCGGCGGACTCGGGATCCACTGCGGCGGCAGCTGGAAGGCGTCGATCGGCTGCGACAGCGCGGTGACGACCAGCCAGACCAGCGGCGCGATCATCAGCAACCCGCCGAGCACGAGGACGAGGTCGAGCAGCTTGCCCTTCACTGGTGCACCCACTTCCGGCTCAACCGGAACTGCAGGCCGGTGACGATCATGATCACCACGAACAGCACCAGCGACAGCGCCGCGGCGTACCCGACCTCGAAGGACTGGAAGCCCTTCTCGTAGGTGTACTGCACGATGCTGCGGGTGGCGCCGTCCGGACCGCCGTTGGTCATGATCACCATCGGGTCGAAGATCTGGAACGCGCCGATGAAGGTGATCACGGTCGCGAAGAAGATCGTCGGCGACATCACCGGCAGCGTCACACTCCAGAACCGCCACCACGCGTTCGCGCCGTCCACCCGGGCCGCCTCGTGCAACTGGGCCGGCACCGTCTGCAGCCCGGCCAGCAGGATGATGAAGGTGTACCCGATGGTGTGCCACCAGTCGACCACGATCAGCGTCGGCAGCGCCCAGGTCGGCGAGGCCAGCCAGTTCGTCGTCGGCAGGCCGAGCTCCGACAGATAGTGGGTGGCCAGCCCGAAGGTCGGATCGAGCACGTACTTCCAGACCAGCGCGACCGCCGCCCACGACACCAGGAACGGGAAGAAGTACGCGGTCCGGACGAAGTACTTCGTGCCGCGCGTCATCGTCCGGTGCACCCCGAGCGCGAGCAGCATGCCGATCCCGATGTGCGTCACCACCGAGGCGATCGCGAACACGAACGTGTTCAGCACGGCCCGGATCGTCGCCTCGTCGGTGACCAGCTGGCGGAAGTTGTCCAGCCCGGCGAACTCCGGCGTACTGAGCAGGTCCCAGTGGAACAGGCTCAGCCCGAACGCGGCCACCAGCGGCGCGGCGACGAAGACCAGGAACAACAGCACCGCGGGACTGATGAACAGGTAGCCCGGCAACCAGTCCCGGCGTTGCTTGGGGGTCGGCTTCTCGGTTCTGGTCAGCTCCGCGACCGCGGTGGCCATCGGTTCAGACCAGCCCCTCGAGTGCCGTCTGGGCCTTGCCGAGCGCGTCGGCCGGGGCGGCGTTGCCGGTCAGCACCTGCTTCCAGCCGTCCTCGATCGCCTTCTGGATCGCGGCGCCCTTGTCCGGCGACGGGATCGGGGTCGCGTAGCTCAGCGCCTGGTACAGCGACTCGGTGCCCTTCGGCGCGTCGGTCAGGAACGACTGGCTGTTCGCGATCGACTTGCGGGCCGGGACGATCGTGCCGCCGAGCTGGGCGAAGAACGACGAGCCCTCCTTGGAGATCAGGAACTTGATGAAGGTCCAGGCATCGTCCTTCTGCTTGGACGCCTTCATGATCGGGTAGCCGTTCCAGCCGACCGGCGAGCCCTGCTCGACCTTGGTCGGCCACGGCACGATCCCCATCTTCGACTGGAACTTGAGGTTCCGGATGCTGATGATCGGCCAGCGGCCGCCGCCGAACATGGCCAGCTTGCCCTGCGCGGCCGCGGTGGTCGCGTCGAACGTCCCACCCGGCGGCGGCGACAGCTTGTCCGCGACCAGGGCCCGGTTGAACTCGGCCGCCTCGATCACCTTCTGATCGTTGAACGTCGGCTTGGACCAGTCGTCGGTGAAGCTGCTCGTCCCGTTGGTGAGCAGCCACGGCATGATCGCCGCGAAGTACTCCGGACCCGCGGCGTACCCGAACGCGCCGGTCTTCGCCTTGATCTGCTCGCACGCCTTGCGGAAGTCGTCCCAGGTCCACTTCGCGGTCGGCTCGGCAACGCCGGCCTTGGCGAAAAGGTCCTTGGAGTACCACATGCACATGGTGTTGAACTCGCCCGGCAGGTAGTACGTCTTCCCGTCGGTGGAGCTGTACTTCTTGTTCCACTCGACCAGGTTCGGGTCCATGTCGGTGTAGTAGTCGTCGATCACCGCCTGGTCCTTGGCGATGTAGTCGTCGAGCGGGGCCAGCAGGCCCTTGGACGCGAACAGCCGCTGGCCCTCGGTGGCCACCTGGATCACGTCCGGGACCTGGCCGCCGGCCAACCGGGTGGACAGCTTGTTGAAGAAGTCGCCCCAGTTGGACAGCGGGATGCCCTCGGCCTTGAGCTTGATCTCCGGGTGCTGCTCGGTGAACTTCGCGAACAGCTTGTTCCAGGTCGCCTGCTGCTCGGCGGTGCCCATGTAGACGAAGGACAACTCCTTCGACGACGAGCCGCCGGCACCGTCGTCACCACCGCAGGCGGACAGCGTCCCACCCGCGGCGGCGGCGATCGCGGTACCGCCGGCGGCGCGCAGGAAGCCACGGCGGCTGAGATTCGGCAGAGATCGATCGGTGGCAGGGCTCATCGCGCTCGCTCCTCGAGACCGGCGCGACGACTCGTCACCAGCGGGTCCGCGCCTCGGCGGGAAATCGATTTCTCGCCAGCATAGAGCCCGCCGCATCACCTCTGTCAAGGGTGTTCGATCAAATGGTTCAGACCACAACACCCAAGGTGAGCAGGATGTTGGCGTACAGACGTTGCTCGCCGGTGGCCACCGCGACGGCCAGCTCGGGGCCGCGGGCGGTGGCGTAGAAGTCGGCGCGCGCCAACGGTTGGAGGGCGATGCCGGGCAGCAGTTCGCGGAAGCGGCCGTACACGTCCGGTTCAGTACCGTCGTCGGTCGCCATCACCCGGGCCGCCTCGATCGGGACCACGCCGAGCAGGGTCTCGAGGACGTCGTCGACCGGGATCTGGCCGGGCCGCAGGTTCAGCCAGACCGTCTCGGCCGCCGGCGCCACCGCGGTCGCGTACGGATAGTTGCCGTCGGCCAGCAGGACGACGGAGCCGTGCCCGGCCCGGGCCAGCGCGTTCAGCAACGGCGGGTGGATCAACGGTTGACGCAGCACCAGGGACCTCCGGGAGCTCGGCGGGAAATCGAAATCAGGGTGTTCTCAGGGTAGGTCCAGCTCCACCTCGCGTGCGGGGCTCAACGCTCCTGTGGACACCGCCCGCGGTCCCGAGGATCGAGCCATGACCACGACCGTCTCGCCGTCCACCGCCCGCTCGGTCCTGCCGATCGGGCCGCACCGCCTCCATCGCCCACTGCTCGTCGTCGCCGCCGCGCTCGCCGTTCTGACCCTCGTCGGCATCGGCGGCGCCCTGTTCGACGACCGCGACCTGCTCGGCCATCCGCTCTGGATGAAGCCGCTGAAGTTCATGATCAGCTTCGCCGTGTACTGCGCGACGCTGGCGTGGATGTTGTCCCTGCAGACCAAGCGCCGCCGGCTGGGCTGGTGGATGGGCACCGTGGTCGCCGTCGGGGTCGCGGCCGAGATGGTGCTGATCGTCGGCCAGGTCGTGGTCCGCGGCCGGCAACTGCACTTCAACATGTCGACGCCGACGGACCAGCTGATCCACGACATCATGGCCGGCACGGTGTACGCGATCTGGGCCGCCGTCCTGGTGGTCGCGATCCAACTGCTGTTCGACCGGCCCGGTGACCGTGCGTTGCGATGGAGCATCCGACTCGCCCTCAGTACCACGCTGGCCGGCATGCTGCTCGGCAACCTGATGTTCCGGGCGACGCCGGCCCAGCAGCGGGCGATGGACGAGACCGGCCGGGAGGACTTCTTCGGCGCCCACTCGGTCGGCGTCGAGGACGGCGGACCGGGCCTGCCGGTCACCGGGTGGAGCACCGAGGCCGGCGACCTGCGGATCGGCCACTTCCTCGGCGTGCACGCGCTGCAGGCGATCCCGTTGCTTGCCTTGGGCCTCCTTCTGCTGGCCCGCCGGTACCCCGCGCTCCGGCCGGAGGCCCCGCGGACGGCCCTGGTCGCGATCGGCGCCGCGGCGTACGGAGGGCTGGTCTGGCTGGTGACCTGGCAGGCCGAGCGCGGCGAGTCGATCGTGCACCCTGGACAGGCGACACTCCTCGCGTCCGCTTCGTTGCTCGGAGCGACCATCTTCTCGTCGCTCTTCGTGGTGTTGCGCGCACGAAGGAAGTCCCTCGTCTCACCCTGATTCCGCCGATTTCCCTTCCCCGGGCCCACCCACAGGCTTAGGGTCGGGCCCGGACGGGTCGTGGAGGGCGACCCGCGCGACACAACTCCATGGAGCGTTGCTGTGAAAGTTTCAGGCAAAGGACGGGGATTGCTCGCAGTCTCCGCCGTGTCTGCCACCGCCCTGCTGGCGGTAGCCGCCGGCGGCGGCGCCTCGGCCGCCACCACCGCGACCCCGGACCAGGCCCCCGGCGAGACCGGCGCGAAGTCGATCGCCAAGAAGGAGCGCAAGGGCAACTACGACGCCCGGACGCCGGACGCCCGCGCGACCTACGCCCGCGCCGCCAAGGTGGTCGGCAAGGAGACCGCGAGCTCGGCGAAGTTCCGTGACTCGCTCGGCACCCAGGGCATCGTGGACGTCGACGCGAACACCGGCACCCCCGCCCAGGTGACCAAGCTGAACGGCTTCCTCACCGCCGCGAGCAGCAAGAAGGCCAGCCAGATCGCGCTCGACTACGTGAAGGCCCACCCGGAGGTCTTCAAGCTCTCCGCGGCCGACCTCGGCACGCTCAAGCTGCGCCGCGACTACGTCGACGACCTGGGCACGCACCACATCTCCTGGGTCCAGGAGGTCGACGGGATCGAGGTTTTCGGCAACGGCCTGAAGGCGAACGTCACCAAGGACGGCAAGCTGATCTCGCTGCAGGGCGCCCCGATCGCCGGGCTCACCGCGCAGGCGAGGTCCCGCTCGGCCGCCCCGTCGGTCAGCGCCGACGGCGCCCGCTCGGCCGCGGCCGAGGACATCGGCGGCAAGGCGAAGGCGGCCAAGGCGAGCAAGTCCGGCGCGACCACCAAGTGGGCGAACGGCGACACCGCCAAGCCGGTCTGGTTCCACACCGCGAACGGCCTGCGCAAGGCCTGGACGACCTACGTCAACGCCGGCGGCTCGCTGATCTACAGCCACGTGATCGACGCCCAGACCGGCGGCCTGCTGTACCGCCGGGACCTGGTGGCCGAGGGCAACGGTGACGCGCTGGTCCAGGACAACTACCCGGGCGCGGCCAAGGGCGGCACCCAGCGGGTCGAGAACCTGATCTACAACAAGTGGCTGCCGAAGAACGCCAAGACGCTGCTCGAGGGCACCTCGGTGGCGGCCTGGGCCGACATCAACGACGACAACCAGCCGAACGCCGACGAGACCGTCAAGGTCCCGGGCACCAAGACCGGCGCGGAGTACAAGCTCACCAGCTTCCCGGACGCGTCGTCGTTCTGCTCGGCGGAGTTCATCTGCACCTGGGACCCGGCCAAGCCGAACTCCTGGCGCACCAACCTGAACCAGGACGTCACCAACGCGTTCTACCTGGCCAGCAACTTCCACGACTGGCTGGCCAAGCCGCCGATCAGCTTCACCAAGGCGGCCGGCTCGTTCGACGCCGACGGCGGCGACCCGGTGCTGCTGAACGCGCTCGACGGCGCGAACACCGCGAACGGTCTGCCGGACGCGAACCATGTCGACAACGCGAACATGTCCACCCCGCCGGACGGCACCCCGCCGACCATGCAGATGTACCTGTTCCACCAGCCCGGTGCGTCGGACGAGCAGGACCCGTTCGTGCCGAGCAGCTCGGGCAACGACGCCAGCGTGCTCTACCACGAGTACACCCACGGCCTGTCGAACCGCCTGGTCGTCGACGCCACCGGCAACTCGACGCTGAACAGCATCCAGGCCGGCTCGATGGGTGAGGCGTGGAGCGACTTCTACGCGATGGACTACCTGGTCTCGCACGGCCTGGAGAAGGACACCGTCGCCCCGGGCGAGGTGCTCGAGGGCAAGTACGTCGCGCACGGCGAGCTGTTCCGGACCCAGGCGATCGACTGCCGGGTGAAGGCCAAGGCGCCGACCTGTGTCGGCATCGACGGCTCGCAGGGCGGTTACACCTACGGCGACTTCCCGACCATCGGCGGGACGCCGGAGGTGCACTCCTCCGGTGAGGTCTGGGCGCAGGCCCTGTGGGACCTGCGCGAGCGGTTCGGCCGGGCGTACGCGCTCAGCCTGATCACCCGGGCGATGGAGCTGTCCGCCGCGGACCCGACCATGCTGGACATGCGGAACGCGATCGTGCAGGCCGACCTGGTCGCCTCCGGCGGCAAGAACGCGGGCATCATCTGGCAGGTCTTCGCGAACCGTGGCATGGGCTGGTTCGCCGGTGTGCTGGACGGCGGCGACGCGAACCCGGTCGAGGACTTCCACGTCCCGCCAACGGGCAAGACCACCAGCATCACCGGCCAGGTGACCGACAAGGACACCGGCGCCCCGGTCCCCGGCGCGCTCGTCTTCATCGGCGGCCACGCCTCCGGCTACGCGGGCGACTACTCCGCCGTGACCGGTGCCGACGGCAAGTACAAGATCGACGGCGTGCTGCCGGGCACCTACGGCAAGTTCGTCGTCTCCGGCGCCGGGTACGAGGTGCTGGGTGCTCCGCTCGCGGTCAAGTCCAACGGCACCACGGCGAACTTCTCGCCGCGGCGCAACTGGGCCGCGGCCTCCGGCGGCGGCACCGTGGCCAAGTTCAACGGGCCGGACTTCAGCCCGTCCTGCGGCCCGGACTACGCCATCGACTCCAGCCAGGGCACCGGCTGGGGCAGCACCACCGGTGACGACAACGGCACCCCGACGAACGTGATGGTCCCGAAGCACATCGACATCAAGCTGCCGTCGAAAGTGACCGTGACCAAGTTCTCGGTCGACCCGTCGAACACCTGTGGCGACCCGGGCTCGGCCTCGACCGGCAAGTACCGGATCGAGACCTCGGCCGACGGCACCACCTGGGCCCCGGCCCAGGAGGGCGAGTTCACCGCCGCCAACCGCGGCAAGTACACCGAGCTCACCCCGAGCGCCAACGCCACGAACGTCCAGTACGTCCGGTTCTGGATGCTCAGCCCGCAGGTCCCCGACTTCGCGACGAACTGCCCGGCCGGCGCCTACGGCGGCTGCCAGTTCACCGACATGACGGAACTGCAGGTCTTCGGCACCAAGTAACTCCGAACCACCCCGCGAGGGCCGGCCGAGCACCCGCTCGACCGGCCCTCGGCTTTGTCAGCGCAGGAATTCTGTCAGCGCAGGAAGCGCGCGACGAACGTCCGACCGGCTGACCCGGTCATGTCCACGGTCACGACCGCCGACCGTTCCCGGCGAGCCGCCCGGACCTCCGGATCACCGCCGAGGTACCGGCTGACCGGGACCGCGATCTCCACGGTGACGTCCCCGGTCAGCAACTGCGTCGGATCACAGACGCCGACGGTGAGGACGCCCCGCTGGGTGGTCACGACGACCGAGGCGGTGCGGTCGACGCGGATCCCGCCCACCTCGGGCGTACCGGGCTTCCAGACGTTGGCCATCGTCAGCCCGAGATCGCGTCGCGCCAC encodes the following:
- a CDS encoding GH116 family glycosyl-hydrolase, with product MHYTGEHLRHFALPLGGLGTGTVALAGNGALRQWQLHNIGNHEGYVPDSFFALRLSRIEPPVDEVRLLQGPLLEATNTPLVTDDVIPAGERRLHEVLPSIGAATVTAVYPNARIDFDTDLPVDVSLEAFNPLVPLDAAASSQPVAAFTFTLHNPGDVELHGWLGGALQNSVGWDGVTPIDGVACGLYGGNTNRARERDGWTSLVMENSTLPADHAGAGQLVLSADAAGTQAYAQWASPEQFASFLVGRPSKRPVVADGPSAPGTTWNGGLAAPFKLGAGETVRLRFLIAWHFPNRYVDFPQFGARRMDYGHTRFWLGNAYTQAQPDAVAAAEALTAQWNDLAAAGQDWADAFTKSTLPGEAGARLAALVADVRSPTVFRTADGTVFGFEGVLGASTAMWGGRYGGSCPLNCTHVWNYEQTLSRLFPALERNMRDTEYDVMQAPEGYIPHRVIAPTYHRQLWDVVIGGPEEPALDGMLGNVLKTYREVRQGAGLEWLGERWPNVVRLLQHIRDKWDPDGTGVLRGIQPSTHDIDLCGVNSFMGTYWLAALRAAEEMALLVGDDAKPYRALFEAGSKAYDELLFTGEYYRQVLSPEENQDFQWGDGCLADQLIGQWWAHQLDLGYILPADHVRTALRNVVRHNLRTGFDGFDHPYRVFADGDDTGLLMCTWPHGGRPAVPTRYCDEVWTGSEHQVAAHCLYEGLVDEGQAILRGLWDRYDGTRRNPFNPIECGDHYIRNAAGWSVLEALAGFRYNALTGTVAFAPMELARSEDGWRLPFVAGTGWGVAHRTADELTIECHSGQLDLKTIQVDGAAIPTDSAAVVPGSPLVVRLT
- a CDS encoding carbohydrate ABC transporter permease, whose protein sequence is MGAPVKGKLLDLVLVLGGLLMIAPLVWLVVTALSQPIDAFQLPPQWIPSPPTLENFRQVPDLIPFAQMAWNSLQIAVITTAGSLLTSALAAYAFSRLRFPGRDQIFMVLLAALVVPVQLTVVPVFVLMRWLHLVDTTVAIWLPALVNVFGIFFLRQYIASIPRELDEAAIMDGAGHFWILFRVILPLARPGLTALGIFVFEASWNNFFWPYIFLSSPEKMTLPVGLVSLQGAMGGGPAVVLFAAITLVVLPILVLFLIFQRSFIASIATTGLRA
- a CDS encoding carbohydrate ABC transporter permease is translated as MATAVAELTRTEKPTPKQRRDWLPGYLFISPAVLLFLVFVAAPLVAAFGLSLFHWDLLSTPEFAGLDNFRQLVTDEATIRAVLNTFVFAIASVVTHIGIGMLLALGVHRTMTRGTKYFVRTAYFFPFLVSWAAVALVWKYVLDPTFGLATHYLSELGLPTTNWLASPTWALPTLIVVDWWHTIGYTFIILLAGLQTVPAQLHEAARVDGANAWWRFWSVTLPVMSPTIFFATVITFIGAFQIFDPMVIMTNGGPDGATRSIVQYTYEKGFQSFEVGYAAALSLVLFVVIMIVTGLQFRLSRKWVHQ
- a CDS encoding ABC transporter substrate-binding protein, which codes for MSPATDRSLPNLSRRGFLRAAGGTAIAAAAGGTLSACGGDDGAGGSSSKELSFVYMGTAEQQATWNKLFAKFTEQHPEIKLKAEGIPLSNWGDFFNKLSTRLAGGQVPDVIQVATEGQRLFASKGLLAPLDDYIAKDQAVIDDYYTDMDPNLVEWNKKYSSTDGKTYYLPGEFNTMCMWYSKDLFAKAGVAEPTAKWTWDDFRKACEQIKAKTGAFGYAAGPEYFAAIMPWLLTNGTSSFTDDWSKPTFNDQKVIEAAEFNRALVADKLSPPPGGTFDATTAAAQGKLAMFGGGRWPIISIRNLKFQSKMGIVPWPTKVEQGSPVGWNGYPIMKASKQKDDAWTFIKFLISKEGSSFFAQLGGTIVPARKSIANSQSFLTDAPKGTESLYQALSYATPIPSPDKGAAIQKAIEDGWKQVLTGNAAPADALGKAQTALEGLV
- a CDS encoding RbsD/FucU family protein, with protein sequence MLRQPLIHPPLLNALARAGHGSVVLLADGNYPYATAVAPAAETVWLNLRPGQIPVDDVLETLLGVVPIEAARVMATDDGTEPDVYGRFRELLPGIALQPLARADFYATARGPELAVAVATGEQRLYANILLTLGVVV
- a CDS encoding M36 family metallopeptidase — its product is MSATALLAVAAGGGASAATTATPDQAPGETGAKSIAKKERKGNYDARTPDARATYARAAKVVGKETASSAKFRDSLGTQGIVDVDANTGTPAQVTKLNGFLTAASSKKASQIALDYVKAHPEVFKLSAADLGTLKLRRDYVDDLGTHHISWVQEVDGIEVFGNGLKANVTKDGKLISLQGAPIAGLTAQARSRSAAPSVSADGARSAAAEDIGGKAKAAKASKSGATTKWANGDTAKPVWFHTANGLRKAWTTYVNAGGSLIYSHVIDAQTGGLLYRRDLVAEGNGDALVQDNYPGAAKGGTQRVENLIYNKWLPKNAKTLLEGTSVAAWADINDDNQPNADETVKVPGTKTGAEYKLTSFPDASSFCSAEFICTWDPAKPNSWRTNLNQDVTNAFYLASNFHDWLAKPPISFTKAAGSFDADGGDPVLLNALDGANTANGLPDANHVDNANMSTPPDGTPPTMQMYLFHQPGASDEQDPFVPSSSGNDASVLYHEYTHGLSNRLVVDATGNSTLNSIQAGSMGEAWSDFYAMDYLVSHGLEKDTVAPGEVLEGKYVAHGELFRTQAIDCRVKAKAPTCVGIDGSQGGYTYGDFPTIGGTPEVHSSGEVWAQALWDLRERFGRAYALSLITRAMELSAADPTMLDMRNAIVQADLVASGGKNAGIIWQVFANRGMGWFAGVLDGGDANPVEDFHVPPTGKTTSITGQVTDKDTGAPVPGALVFIGGHASGYAGDYSAVTGADGKYKIDGVLPGTYGKFVVSGAGYEVLGAPLAVKSNGTTANFSPRRNWAAASGGGTVAKFNGPDFSPSCGPDYAIDSSQGTGWGSTTGDDNGTPTNVMVPKHIDIKLPSKVTVTKFSVDPSNTCGDPGSASTGKYRIETSADGTTWAPAQEGEFTAANRGKYTELTPSANATNVQYVRFWMLSPQVPDFATNCPAGAYGGCQFTDMTELQVFGTK